ATATTAGTGTTTTAGAATTGTAGGGTGAAAGTGAAAAAGGCAAAAGCATCATTGCATTATACCTGCTATCATGCGAAATGAGGGAGCTGTTCATTAATTACAAAGGAGATAGGAAGGACAAACCCATAATTAAATACGAGGCAAAATGATTAAAGCTAAGAATATTTGGAGCTGAACAATATCTTTTTGGTATGAATTTTTGCATTACTCAGAGTTGAGAATTCGTAAATTATAGTACAGAGGAGAAAATGGACAAATTGACTCTGCGAGGAACAGGGTTTTGAACAAAATGCTGAAGATGGTGAGCTAACACTGCGGCATTTAAAGCAGGCCGAGGTCGATCAATGGCGTGGTGAcaagtggattttttttttttttttatctgggTGTGACAGCTCAATGGCACCTGTAATATAATGTACACTGCCAAATATTTTGTTGAGCAACACAAATACAGGGGAGAAGGAGAGAGATGGAACAGAGAATGACTGCAATCTTGCTGGATAGTTGCTACAGCAACAGTAAgggaagagttttttttttttttgggtttattTTTCCCTGTTTTTGGGAACTTAGGATTGAGAATTAACATTGACGACCCCTGCGGCAGGAAAGAGCACCGGCACTTGAGGTAATGGTGCCAACCATGGAAGAGGACTTGGCAGCCAAGCTTGAAGCCATGGCATAGCTTGCTGCAGCTCCGGTTCCTGATGGAGTGAAGTAGGCTCCATTTAGCATGAGGTCTCCCTCTGATCTCCAATTCCAGTTCTTCCATACATTATTTGCTGTCTCCACCCTCTTCGTCACctgataataaaaaatatttttcgttctTGTTATAACATGGTCATCACATCAACCCCTTTATAAAAAGGTAAATTATCTTTCTGTAGGATATTTGATTACCTCTTTAGCGAAAGCATTGTTAGGGGCAAGATATCTGTTTCCTTGGCTGTTAATGGTAGGTTCGGCACTTCCACCAATGGCATACATTTCCCATTGTGTGTAGTCATTGTTCACCACATGGAAATGCCCATGCCTACACCTGCAAGGTTAATGAATTGGCCAACTCAGACATAGATCATCTATAATAATTCATATGGAAAAACCAAACAAGGGATATGGTGTTCATTATTATAACTTTACCTTGGCATTCTCTGGATAAGACCCTCACCAAAATGGTTGTAGGCAATTGTTACTTGCATCTGCTTATCTCTTGTATAGGAGTCACTGTGACCCAATAACATAACCTGTTCATCGCTTAAGAAGAAACCTAAACATTCCGTAAATAGCACAAATAAATCGCACTAACTAATCAAAAATTGATGCCAAGGGAAATATAGTTGACCTCGTTGTGGTGGGTGAAGTAGTTGTTCGAAATTGTAATGGCAGTTGACCCCATTATAGCATCAATAAGGCCATCTGCGCAATTCGACAGAGAATTATGATCAATCCAAATGTGACTAGACCCAAAAATGGAAATCCCATCTCCATCAGCCATAGTTCTCCAACCATAATGAGTAGGCGAGCTACGAACCATGGCATTGCCGGTAGGCTTGCAATCATGGATATGGAGACCATGAATAATGACATTTGTGATAAATTGGATAGTAATGCAAGCTCCATTGGCAATGTGGACGTTAACTCCACGGGCATCGATAGTCTTGAAACTGTTCATAATAAGCTCCTGCTTAAGAGTGATGATCATGTCCCTCTTGAACACAATCCATAAAGGTCTTTCTTGAATAACAGCATGGCGAAGGGTGCCAGGTTTTGGATTAACAGGATCGTCATCGCGAGGGTCAGTCACGATATAGTATCTGCCGTTGCGACCACCAATGGCATTGCGTCCAAAACCAATCCCACAATCAGCAAGACGCTTCCTGTTTCGCTGCCAATTGGGGTCGCATCGCCAACAATCATCAATTGGGTTGCCTGCTACACATGAGAAGAATCCTAAATTCCTTCTTGCAGTGCTGTTGCG
This sequence is a window from Hevea brasiliensis isolate MT/VB/25A 57/8 chromosome 10, ASM3005281v1, whole genome shotgun sequence. Protein-coding genes within it:
- the LOC110667421 gene encoding probable pectate lyase 20, which translates into the protein MERGKMKNIKQRTMAVSLRCFCICTLMVLVLFVSVKASTEMEKSRYEKKRQLQSSNNSSMADGSGDAWNEHAVENPEGAASVADESTRNSTARRNLGFFSCVAGNPIDDCWRCDPNWQRNRKRLADCGIGFGRNAIGGRNGRYYIVTDPRDDDPVNPKPGTLRHAVIQERPLWIVFKRDMIITLKQELIMNSFKTIDARGVNVHIANGACITIQFITNVIIHGLHIHDCKPTGNAMVRSSPTHYGWRTMADGDGISIFGSSHIWIDHNSLSNCADGLIDAIMGSTAITISNNYFTHHNEVMLLGHSDSYTRDKQMQVTIAYNHFGEGLIQRMPRCRHGHFHVVNNDYTQWEMYAIGGSAEPTINSQGNRYLAPNNAFAKEVTKRVETANNVWKNWNWRSEGDLMLNGAYFTPSGTGAAASYAMASSLAAKSSSMVGTITSSAGALSCRRGRQC